A window of the Lagenorhynchus albirostris chromosome 1, mLagAlb1.1, whole genome shotgun sequence genome harbors these coding sequences:
- the LOC132531239 gene encoding MORF4 family-associated protein 1-like: MRSLDIAELAEPEEVEVMEPEEDFEQFLLPVINEMHEDITALTHEHGRAYLQNGSKLWEMDSMLIQIKMQVEISEDSTLNHLHNADNGVEGRGTKWCKKVEEKAKEIAKMAEMLVELLWGIEKSESS; this comes from the coding sequence ATGCGGTCCTTGGACATCGCAGAGCTGGCAGAGCCGGAGGAGGTGGAGGTGATGGAGCCCGAGGAGGACTTCGAGCAGTTCCTGCTCCCGGTCATCAACGAGATGCACGAGGACATCACGGCGCTCACCCACGAGCACGGGAGAGCCTACCTGCAGAACGGGAGCAAGCTGTGGGAGATGGACAGTATGCTCATCCAGATCAAGATGCAGGTGGAGATCTCAGAGGATAGCACGCTCAACCATCTGCACAACGCGGACAACGGAGTCGAGGGCAGAGGGACCAAATGGTGCAAGAAGGTGGAGGAGAAGGCCAAGGAGATCGCGAAGATGGCAGAGATGCTGGTGGAGCTGCTCTGGGGGATAGAGAAGAGCGAGTCGTCCTGA